From a region of the uncultured Draconibacterium sp. genome:
- the yidD gene encoding membrane protein insertion efficiency factor YidD, giving the protein MQNQYQKANRTFFLLLVFVLVSLGAYSQQIDLKSDLLLIDSVVKQQMPVTGHRPYIYKNQPKTFRNTNPVSLIYGGSLFVYQNMFSQHLSASCLFNPTCSDFSKQAVENYGLIKGTLLSFDRLSRCNRIAATDLDPGNIDSHVHRFHDSIKKYK; this is encoded by the coding sequence ATGCAAAACCAATATCAAAAAGCAAATAGAACGTTTTTTTTGTTGCTGGTTTTTGTGTTGGTTTCTTTGGGAGCATACAGCCAGCAAATCGATTTAAAAAGCGACCTGTTGCTTATAGATTCGGTTGTTAAGCAACAAATGCCCGTGACAGGACACCGACCTTATATTTATAAGAATCAACCAAAAACGTTTAGAAACACTAATCCTGTCAGCCTCATATACGGGGGATCGTTGTTTGTATATCAAAATATGTTCTCGCAACACCTTTCGGCCAGTTGTTTGTTTAATCCAACCTGCTCCGATTTTAGTAAACAGGCTGTTGAAAATTATGGTTTAATAAAAGGCACGCTTTTGTCGTTTGACAGACTTAGCCGCTGTAACCGAATAGCAGCAACCGATCTTGATCCAGGCAACATTGATTCCCATGTTCACCGGTTTCATGATTCAATAAAAAAATATAAATGA